Proteins encoded within one genomic window of Nostoc sp. UHCC 0870:
- the cmr4 gene encoding type III-B CRISPR module RAMP protein Cmr4: MKTNLSYLYLLSPLHTGGATQEGNIVGIAREVHTDLPYMPGAGLRGRVRASTPKEQQKFLWGNTLEDVQQNGDDNLTQGTIWIGDAAILWFPIPSLSHGIVWITSQFLLRRWLRLHNQSLSLPSPNSFSGGNREQLYLKDAIFEARELNSWSDWQQYIPQDNEITKTINKALVLSDQDCKVLIQTSLWQQVRVNLSEGKTLADNAGFRYEEAIPPETLMYFPWGTTTTANGNGDTAGNQLRQIFSQQNIWQFGGQESLGRGLVELWTPELTSSIETPKIENTQVEISPTPPLQKPQRPNR, encoded by the coding sequence ATGAAAACCAATTTATCGTATCTTTATTTACTGTCACCTCTACATACAGGAGGTGCAACGCAAGAGGGAAATATTGTGGGAATTGCCCGTGAAGTTCATACAGATTTACCTTATATGCCAGGCGCAGGTCTGCGTGGTAGAGTTAGGGCTAGTACCCCAAAAGAACAGCAGAAATTCTTATGGGGGAATACGCTGGAAGATGTGCAACAAAATGGAGATGATAATCTAACTCAAGGTACTATTTGGATTGGTGATGCGGCAATTCTTTGGTTTCCAATTCCTTCTTTAAGTCATGGCATTGTTTGGATTACATCGCAATTTTTACTGCGTCGGTGGTTGCGATTACATAATCAATCTCTGAGTCTACCATCTCCAAATAGTTTTAGTGGTGGTAATAGAGAGCAGCTTTATTTAAAAGATGCCATATTTGAAGCAAGAGAACTTAATTCATGGTCAGATTGGCAGCAATATATTCCTCAAGATAATGAAATTACGAAAACTATTAATAAAGCCTTAGTCCTTTCTGATCAAGATTGTAAGGTTTTGATTCAAACCAGTCTGTGGCAACAAGTTAGGGTGAATTTAAGTGAAGGTAAAACCCTGGCTGACAATGCAGGTTTTCGTTATGAAGAAGCAATTCCTCCTGAGACTTTGATGTATTTTCCTTGGGGAACTACCACAACTGCGAATGGTAATGGTGATACTGCTGGTAATCAGTTAAGACAAATATTTAGTCAGCAAAATATTTGGCAGTTTGGTGGACAAGAAAGTTTAGGAAGGGGTTTAGTGGAACTCTGGACACCTGAATTAACTTCTTCAATAGAAACTCCCAAAATTGAAAATACTCAAGTCGAAATATCTCCAACTCCACCATTACAAAAACCTCAACGACCGAATCGTTAA
- a CDS encoding RAMP superfamily CRISPR-associated protein, producing MTNAGERQQPIPTNPWLNHPLNRNPNPVEEASFVEYLRWMRILREKPNDTSERGKKLATQIDLVNNGEVIQLLDKLQEISNYDSRLKTLTDRTRRLATVSFEATASWRVRVGGMRGPASMLLPAFDALGMPSIPSSTLKGVAREMARRDRNVTDDEIREIFGDIEPTACMGKVIFLDAYPLPFPEIDEDSPDEVSGLVPDMANSIWTWDGDNPQYKTNPNVFLSLRKVTFVVGLRVHNSQNLEILNRVQQWLIKGLNQGVGSRVNSGYGVLDVKTQAEQEKPKKRKSILSVKFKLQGQLVHGRQGFKNWAKNSEGTGWKPPGEAKSEIRPPAFRSMLRYWFRTLALGVLEADIVKEWELKIFGGIDPTATLGMFQLELPDGKIIRNNAQDDEEEFGLATGSLILYQSQVVREMQPEEQTALTNLLASLTWLTFHLGGVGQGARRPCYSRQERRNSRPPFWRGSTVKLMSESPENKYWNCPRQLDQFQSLFRSRLNSFYTNLSRLTQLSFDYTQPRTATRTGDWAEAVDSNCRIICVQGDFSHDKPPALALLHQKARIGNGYDSELCGSIRMRSPIWIARIGDRFDVITIFGVDNPIRKAYFDSLMQREYPIKEYQEIWQGRF from the coding sequence ATGACCAATGCTGGAGAACGACAACAACCTATTCCCACTAATCCTTGGCTAAATCACCCTTTAAATCGCAATCCAAATCCTGTAGAAGAAGCTAGTTTTGTCGAATATCTGCGATGGATGCGGATTTTACGAGAAAAACCAAATGACACTTCTGAACGGGGGAAAAAATTAGCCACACAAATTGATTTAGTCAACAACGGTGAAGTTATACAACTGCTGGATAAATTACAAGAAATAAGTAACTATGATTCTCGACTGAAAACATTAACAGACCGTACTCGGAGGTTAGCTACAGTATCATTTGAGGCTACTGCATCTTGGCGGGTGCGTGTGGGAGGGATGCGAGGGCCAGCATCGATGTTATTACCTGCGTTTGATGCTTTGGGTATGCCTTCTATCCCTAGCTCTACATTAAAGGGTGTGGCGCGAGAAATGGCAAGACGCGATCGCAATGTCACTGACGATGAGATTCGAGAAATATTTGGCGATATTGAACCAACTGCTTGTATGGGGAAAGTGATTTTTCTTGATGCTTACCCCTTACCATTCCCAGAAATAGATGAAGATTCCCCAGATGAAGTATCTGGATTAGTACCGGATATGGCAAATTCTATCTGGACATGGGATGGTGATAATCCTCAATATAAAACTAATCCTAATGTATTTTTATCATTGCGAAAAGTGACTTTTGTAGTTGGTTTACGTGTACATAATAGCCAGAATCTAGAAATACTTAACCGTGTTCAACAATGGTTAATTAAAGGTCTGAATCAAGGTGTTGGTTCAAGGGTCAATAGTGGTTATGGAGTGTTAGATGTTAAAACTCAAGCAGAACAAGAAAAACCGAAAAAACGGAAATCAATTCTGAGTGTTAAATTTAAATTGCAGGGACAATTAGTCCACGGAAGACAGGGATTTAAAAATTGGGCAAAAAATAGTGAAGGGACAGGATGGAAACCACCAGGAGAGGCAAAATCTGAAATCCGTCCTCCAGCTTTTCGTTCTATGTTGCGTTATTGGTTTCGGACATTAGCTTTGGGAGTCTTGGAGGCAGATATAGTTAAAGAATGGGAATTAAAGATTTTTGGAGGTATTGACCCTACAGCTACACTGGGAATGTTTCAATTAGAACTTCCTGATGGTAAAATCATCCGCAATAATGCTCAAGATGATGAAGAAGAATTTGGATTAGCTACAGGAAGTTTAATTTTATATCAGTCACAAGTTGTTCGAGAGATGCAGCCTGAAGAGCAAACAGCTTTGACAAACTTGTTAGCAAGTTTAACATGGCTAACTTTTCATCTTGGTGGTGTTGGTCAAGGAGCAAGAAGACCATGTTATTCTCGCCAAGAAAGGCGCAATTCTAGACCCCCTTTTTGGCGTGGTTCAACTGTCAAACTCATGAGCGAAAGTCCAGAAAATAAATATTGGAATTGCCCTAGACAGTTAGATCAGTTTCAAAGTCTTTTTCGTAGTCGGTTAAATTCTTTTTATACGAATCTATCAAGACTGACTCAGTTATCTTTCGATTATACACAGCCAAGAACCGCAACCAGAACTGGTGATTGGGCAGAGGCGGTTGATAGCAACTGTCGGATTATCTGCGTTCAGGGTGACTTTAGTCATGATAAACCTCCAGCTTTAGCCTTGCTGCATCAAAAAGCCAGGATAGGTAATGGTTATGACTCCGAATTGTGTGGTTCGATACGGATGCGATCGCCGATTTGGATTGCGCGTATTGGCGATCGCTTTGATGTCATAACTATTTTCGGGGTTGATAACCCAATTCGTAAAGCATATTTCGATTCGTTAATGCAACGAGAGTATCCTATCAAGGAATATCAAGAAATTTGGCAGGGGAGATTTTAA